The Helianthus annuus cultivar XRQ/B chromosome 11, HanXRQr2.0-SUNRISE, whole genome shotgun sequence region GAACAAAAGAAGATTTTATGGTGGCGTCTGCAAGAAGATTAAGGTTTGCAGGGTTTgtgaaatttgaatttgaatcgCCGGAATATAGAGAGAGAAGGAACCCTGAGCATTTGTAAAGAAAGAGGAGAGGTGAGAAGAGAGATTATATAAGGAAAAGGGCAGTGGTACTGTTGGGTGGGAAAAGAGAACTGAAGATGCCCTAATTAAGTGACACGTGACCcaaataaattttatttattatagataATAGATTTTCTTACCTATCAAATACTTTTAATATTCCTTTAAATCAAAGGTGATGTTTTTTTTAAAGGAAATATGATACAAATTTTGTAACTGATTACGTCACATCATAAACTGAACCCTTTCACATTCATTCACttcatattatattatattattgccgttcaaaaaaaatatgtattatattattatattataataaaaaataaatgaatCTATACACAAAAAACAATGAATCTATACACAAAAACTCCCGTCCAAAGATTCATTtctaaccaccaccaccaccaccgtacgCCACCTTCCCCGATGACAACTTCCGCCCTCTTCCACCGTCCATTCTTCAACCCTAAcccaaaccaccaccaccaccacctcgcCCCACCCTTCCGCCACCCTCCAATCCCCCAATTCCACTCCAAATCCACCTCCAAAGACCACAACAACCTCACCGCCTCCGATCAACCACCACAATCCACCAACCGCTCCTTCGCGGTGGCCACCGGAGAGCTCTTTCTCGGAATCGCATCTCGGATTATCAAAACCAGCAATGCGATGGAGCAGCGGCTGGATTCAGAGGAGAAGGTTACGATGTTTGGTGAGGAATTGAACGGTAAAAAGGAATCGGAGTTTTGGAAGAGGTGGCGGAGGAAGAAGGTggatgaggaggaggaggtggtggcggcggtggtggatGACGGAGATGTGGTGTGGGAGCAGAGGTTGAAGGATGTGGAAGCGGAGAGAAGACGGAAGGCGGTTACGAGCCCCGGGTTTAGTTTTTCGGCTGCCGGATTGTTGTTTCCTTATCATCTTGGTGTTGCTAAGTTTCTAATTGAGAAAGGTTACATTAAGGTGTGTTGAATTTCATTAAATTTGTTTGGTTGTAGATGTAATGATTAAGTGATTGTTTGTAATTAGTGGTTTTGTGGGTATTGGTTAGGGTTTTTGGTGTTTGATTATGTTAGAATAGTCTTTTTGTAGGAAATAGTTTTGTGTAATTTGGATTGCGTGTGCATTTTAGCAACATTGACACCATTTTGATGGGAAGTTAAGTTAAAATTGAGGGAGGTTTGCTACATATTGTTTGTTAACGCATTCGCGAATCTCAAGTCGGTTGTGGATAGGAGAAATGTTGAACTCATAATGCATGCGCGACCTTAGATATCTCCGGTGTTTTGAGCAACCAAAAACAAATTTGTGAGCAAAACAGACTGTATTGGTTGGTATGAGGGGCCAAATTACTTGGACATGTGGCTTAGGAATCACTATTTGCACTCATAATATAACTGAACATACATCACCATGATCGTATGATGTCATGAGGTCTTTGGCTCATTGGCATTCAATATATTTACTCAAATGCATGAACCATAAGGTTGTGGACTCGAGTCTGAGTAGAGACATGAACAGGCGTGTGTGTATTTGACGTAATTAAAGAAAATTATACTCTACTTTTTTAATTTTATAGCCTTCTATAGTTAAAAAAAGCTGCTATTGTTATGAAAGCTGTACATTCTTCTTTTTCCCCTGCAAGTAATGATAATAGTTGGTTGAATCAGGATACAACGCCCTTGGCTGGTTCATCAGCTGGTGCGATAGTATGTGCAGTAGTTGCATCAGGAGCAAGCATGGAAGAGGCTTTAGAAGCTACAAAAGTTTTGGCGCAAGATTGCCGAAGTAGAGGGACTGCATTTCGTCTTGGGGTATATTTCTCAATTTGTGTTTCAAAGGTGGTAAACAAACGGCTGGGTGGGTTGgataatgggtcaaaacaagtcATTTCTATGCGCAGGCAAAACGGGTTGGTGACGTGATCAACCCTTCTTTTTCCAGTTTTTGAATTTCGtatataaataagtaaataattgCTTCTATGTCCAGGCTGTTCTCAGAGATGTTCTTGAACAATTTCTACCTGATGATGCTCATATAAGGTCTAATGGGCGGGTTAGAGGTGAGCATAAAGCTTTCCTTCTAGAGAATGCAAATTattaacatttttttaaataCTGATTTTTATGACGAATGTAGTTGCTGTAACACAAATTCTATGGAGGCCTAGAGGTTTACTGGTTGATCAATTTGATTCCAGGGAAGATCTCATAAATGCAGTAATTACATCTTCATTCATTCCTGGGTAATATCCTGTACAATCTATTCACCGGTCTTTACTTTTATGACATCATAAGTACTAAAAGAATCGTATCTTGTGAAGATATCTTGCTCCAAGACCGGCAATCTTGTTCAGAAACCGACTCTGTGTAGATGGTGGTTTGACTTTGTTTATGCCACCAACATCTGCTGCCCGAACGGTAAACTTGATTCATTTTTCTTTATTGTCAGAATCTTTTTTATTATTCTTTTAGTGTTAAACATATATCGGTAATTACAGGTCCGTGTGTGTGCTTTTCCTGCGGAGCGTTTGGGATTGGAAGACATTGGGATTAGCCCCGATTGTAATCCTGAAAACCGGGCCAGCCCTAGAGAGGTACATGATTCTTTTTaacattattataatattaaaccCATTGATATTGTTTTTGtaatcataattaacacataaatTTTTATTAATACAGCTTTTCAATTGGGCATTGGAACCAGCAGCCGATTCAATTCTTGATAACCTTTACGAGCTTGGATACATGGATGCGGCTGTTTGGGCTGCATCAAACCCGGTTGAGGATTTGGTTCAGGAAGATAACTTGACAGTTAGCTCGTGATTCCGGTCAGACTTAATGAGGTACCAGATTAAGAGTATGAAATGCCTTCTGCATATAATTGTGCATGACACTTCAATTCAAAACAACCAACATACTTGTGAAAATTGCAAAAATGCCATTTCGGGTAACAGAAGCTAGCAAAATCGACATCTAAGTTTTCAACTATGGTGTTTTTGACTTTTTTACATTGTGTTCAAATGTTTTTGTGTTGGCAGTTTTGCTAGTATGTTGGTTTTGTTGAAATTACAGTGTCGATTAAATGGCTTGAAATGCCGATAAACGGTATAGATGTATATGTTAAACAACTACAGTGTCTATATCCTTCAATATGAACTGATCAAACAATGTATTTGCTACATCATAAATCAAATATCACAAAAGTGTATTGATAGTGTTCTAATCAAGTAAAGCATACTGATTACTGACATTAGCCTATGTGGTCCGGCAGTTTAGGTCTTTAGGATACTCATTGATTATTGTAAACATGTTTAAATTGATACAAAACAGATTTTGAAGGTTAGTATACTGAATTTAAATCattttaatttttgaagaaaaaaagTTCAAATATGTAATGATGAGATATATTGACCTTATTATTTTGAGATTTTAATGTTATTTCATGATTCCAGTTACCTAACAAACATAATTCAAAAGTTAAATTTTACTGCTGAATGAGTTACTGCTTCAACATCAGCATATTTAGTAATTTTTCGCATATATGATTAGTTAAAAAGTTACTAGCGAAAAAAGAAGCAAATGCCTAAAATGCAGGCAAAATTCGTTTTTTATCTATTAACACAACTGAGTGAATTTGTAACTCAAATTTCACCTTTGTAACTTAAAAATGCAATAAAGTTTCAAATTTTTTTCTTTATATAAATTAACATCTATTGGAATATACAAACTCTATATTGCTTTAGAACTTATCTAATTCAAAGGGTGAAGGTTTAAGATAGTGAAATTGATGTTTGCCCACTACATGATCACTATAACATGCCTCCTCGAGCTAAATGTCGGTTTTGATTTGATGTTTAGCTTGAAACAAATATGGACGCGaaagataaaactaaaaaattaaagaGGCCGAGTGGCCGACATTGATTGTTGTTGCGGTGCTAGTAAGATCTTTTATATCTGCTTTGATCTTGTGTTTCTGATTAATCTCTCTTTTCATTTAGATTGTGTtgcactttgattttttttttttttttttttactttcttcTCCTTCTAGGACTTAGGCAGCTGCTAAACTCGAtccttttgttctttttcttcccTCTTCACAGCCAGCCAAGCAGCAAAGGCTGCTCCTGTGATCTTTGTTGTCTGTGCCACCCAAACAGAAGCAACTGCTACCCTTCTTTCTTTCCAGTGGTTTGCAGCTGAACAGCAGTTGAACAATCTGGTTCTTCCTCTTGTAACC contains the following coding sequences:
- the LOC110890006 gene encoding patatin-like phospholipase domain-containing protein 4, giving the protein MNLYTKTPVQRFISNHHHHHRTPPSPMTTSALFHRPFFNPNPNHHHHHLAPPFRHPPIPQFHSKSTSKDHNNLTASDQPPQSTNRSFAVATGELFLGIASRIIKTSNAMEQRLDSEEKVTMFGEELNGKKESEFWKRWRRKKVDEEEEVVAAVVDDGDVVWEQRLKDVEAERRRKAVTSPGFSFSAAGLLFPYHLGVAKFLIEKGYIKDTTPLAGSSAGAIVCAVVASGASMEEALEATKVLAQDCRSRGTAFRLGAVLRDVLEQFLPDDAHIRSNGRVRVAVTQILWRPRGLLVDQFDSREDLINAVITSSFIPGYLAPRPAILFRNRLCVDGGLTLFMPPTSAARTVRVCAFPAERLGLEDIGISPDCNPENRASPRELFNWALEPAADSILDNLYELGYMDAAVWAASNPVEDLVQEDNLTVSS